The following proteins are encoded in a genomic region of Synechococcus sp. ROS8604:
- the ppc gene encoding phosphoenolpyruvate carboxylase, translated as MIMIPSDSGFPSMHSSSALIPESTQPRADGNEAGGGQLLQQRLALVEDLWRTVLRSECPPEQAERLLRMKQLSDPVLPGEHPAGTDALIDLIKEMDLAEAIAAARAFSLYFQLVNILEQRIEEDTYLESINRSQDQAEQFDPFAPPLATQTEPATFRELFERLRRLNVPPAQLEALLQELDIRLVFTAHPTEIVRHTVRHKQRRVASLLQQLETQPLTPSGATDSVRLQLEEEIRLWWRTDELHQFKPSVLDEVDYALHYFQQVLFNAMPQLRRRIVASLAASYPDVRVPSSSFCTFGSWVGSDRDGNPSVTTEITWRTACYQRQLMLDRYVSAVQHLRNQLSISMQWSQVSAPLLESLEMDRLRFPDVYEERATRYRLEPYRLKLSFVLERLRLTQLRNQQLADAGWRTPPEGLPSSTPGNAPSDALHYGSIAEFRSELELIRTSLVNTDLSCEPLDTLLTQVHIFAFSLAGLDIRQESTRHSDALDELSRYINPDRAYGEMDEAERVAWLMEELQTRRPLIPPAVSWSAATAETVDVFRMLHRLQDEFGSRICGTYVISMSHSVSDLLEVLLLAKEAGLVDPSSRHADLLVVPLFETVEDLQRAPEVMEQLFQTPLYRDLLPKVGTQGLLLQELMLGYSDSNKDSGFLSSNWEIHQAQIALQDLASRQGIALRLFHGRGGSVGRGGGPAYQAILAQPSGTLQGRIKITEQGEVLASKYSLPELALYNLETVTTAVVQNSLVTNQLDATPSWNELMSRVAKSSRRHYRALVHDNPDLVAFFQQVTPIEEISKLQISSRPARRKTGARDLSSLRAIPWVFGWTQSRFLLPSWFGVGSALSEELEADPDQLTLLRTLHQRWPFFRMLISKVEMTLSKVDLDLARHYVTSLGSAENHEAFEQIYATVAEEYARTKELVLAITGQERLLDADPALQLSVDLRNRTIVPLGFLQVALLRRLRDQNRQPPMSESPSSDGDGRTYSRSELLRGALLTINGIAAGMRNTG; from the coding sequence ATGATCATGATTCCATCTGATAGCGGTTTCCCATCGATGCATTCGTCCTCAGCCCTGATTCCTGAGAGCACACAGCCCAGGGCTGATGGCAACGAAGCAGGCGGTGGACAGCTCCTGCAGCAACGGCTTGCTCTGGTTGAAGACCTGTGGCGAACGGTTCTGCGCAGCGAATGTCCACCGGAGCAGGCCGAGCGACTGCTGCGAATGAAGCAGCTCAGTGATCCGGTCCTTCCTGGCGAGCATCCAGCTGGAACCGATGCACTGATTGATCTCATTAAAGAGATGGATCTTGCCGAGGCCATCGCTGCCGCAAGAGCGTTCTCGTTGTATTTCCAGCTCGTCAACATCCTGGAACAACGCATCGAAGAGGACACCTACCTCGAGAGCATTAATCGATCCCAAGACCAGGCAGAGCAATTCGATCCCTTTGCCCCGCCTCTAGCCACCCAGACCGAACCGGCAACGTTTAGAGAATTATTTGAACGCCTGAGACGACTCAACGTTCCTCCAGCCCAGCTTGAGGCCCTGCTCCAAGAACTCGATATCCGTTTGGTCTTCACGGCCCACCCCACGGAGATCGTGCGCCATACCGTGCGCCATAAACAGCGACGCGTTGCCAGTCTCCTGCAGCAACTTGAGACGCAGCCACTGACACCCTCAGGGGCTACAGACAGCGTGCGACTTCAGCTGGAAGAAGAGATTCGGCTTTGGTGGAGAACCGATGAGCTCCATCAGTTCAAGCCATCGGTTCTGGATGAAGTGGACTACGCCCTCCATTACTTCCAGCAGGTTCTGTTCAATGCCATGCCGCAGCTGCGGCGGCGGATCGTCGCGTCCCTTGCGGCGAGCTATCCAGACGTCAGGGTTCCTTCGTCATCGTTTTGCACGTTTGGATCATGGGTGGGATCCGACCGGGATGGAAACCCCTCCGTCACCACTGAAATCACCTGGCGTACAGCCTGTTATCAACGCCAGTTAATGCTTGACCGGTACGTGAGCGCCGTTCAACACCTTCGCAATCAACTCAGCATTTCCATGCAATGGAGCCAGGTGAGTGCTCCACTGCTCGAATCCTTGGAAATGGACCGACTGCGCTTCCCAGATGTCTATGAGGAGCGTGCCACCCGATACCGGCTTGAGCCCTATCGGCTCAAGCTCAGCTTCGTGTTGGAGCGCTTACGTCTCACACAGTTGCGCAACCAGCAACTGGCTGATGCCGGTTGGCGAACCCCGCCTGAAGGATTGCCATCCAGTACTCCAGGTAACGCCCCAAGTGATGCTCTCCACTACGGCTCGATTGCTGAGTTCCGCAGCGAGCTCGAACTGATCCGCACCAGCTTGGTCAACACAGATCTGAGCTGTGAACCCCTCGACACCCTGCTCACGCAAGTGCATATTTTTGCGTTTTCACTGGCAGGTCTCGACATTCGGCAAGAAAGCACGCGACACAGTGATGCCCTTGACGAACTAAGCCGCTACATCAATCCAGATCGTGCCTACGGAGAGATGGACGAGGCGGAGCGAGTGGCCTGGTTGATGGAGGAATTGCAAACGCGTCGTCCCTTGATTCCACCGGCTGTTAGCTGGTCTGCGGCCACAGCTGAAACGGTGGACGTATTCCGGATGCTCCACCGTTTGCAGGATGAATTCGGTAGCCGTATTTGTGGGACCTACGTGATCTCAATGAGTCACAGCGTCTCCGATTTACTCGAGGTGCTTCTGCTCGCAAAAGAAGCGGGCTTGGTTGATCCGTCGTCCCGCCATGCCGACCTCCTTGTCGTCCCACTGTTCGAGACCGTGGAAGATCTGCAAAGGGCCCCTGAGGTGATGGAGCAACTATTCCAGACCCCGCTCTATCGAGATTTGTTGCCCAAGGTCGGCACCCAGGGGCTGCTTCTGCAAGAGCTCATGCTCGGATACTCCGATAGCAATAAGGATTCAGGGTTTCTCTCCAGCAACTGGGAGATCCATCAAGCCCAGATCGCATTGCAAGATTTGGCATCTCGTCAGGGCATTGCCCTGCGTTTATTCCACGGGCGTGGCGGGTCTGTCGGGCGTGGTGGTGGCCCGGCCTACCAAGCGATCTTGGCTCAGCCAAGTGGCACTCTGCAGGGACGCATCAAAATTACGGAGCAAGGCGAAGTCCTGGCCTCGAAGTACAGCTTGCCGGAGCTGGCCCTCTACAACCTTGAGACAGTAACCACCGCAGTTGTCCAAAACAGCCTGGTGACCAACCAACTCGATGCAACACCGAGCTGGAATGAATTGATGTCCCGGGTCGCCAAGAGCTCACGGCGCCATTACAGGGCCTTGGTGCACGACAACCCTGATCTTGTCGCCTTTTTCCAACAGGTCACTCCCATCGAGGAAATCAGCAAACTGCAGATTTCCAGTCGCCCCGCACGAAGGAAAACAGGCGCTCGGGACCTTTCCAGTCTGAGGGCCATTCCCTGGGTGTTCGGTTGGACCCAGAGCCGCTTCCTACTACCCAGCTGGTTTGGAGTTGGTTCAGCCCTGAGTGAAGAGCTGGAGGCCGATCCAGACCAACTCACCTTGTTGCGCACCTTGCATCAGCGCTGGCCTTTCTTCCGCATGCTGATTTCCAAAGTGGAGATGACGCTCTCCAAGGTGGATCTTGATTTAGCGCGTCATTACGTGACCAGTTTGGGCAGTGCTGAGAACCACGAAGCGTTTGAACAGATTTACGCGACGGTAGCCGAGGAATACGCACGAACGAAGGAGCTTGTGTTGGCCATCACAGGCCAGGAGAGGCTTCTTGATGCCGATCCCGCCCTGCAGCTCTCGGTTGATCTACGCAATCGCACGATCGTTCCGCTTGGCTTTCTTCAAGTTGCGTTGTTGCGTCGCCTGAGAGATCAAAACCGTCAACCTCCGATGAGTGAATCGCCCAGCAGCGACGGAGACGGACGCACCTACAGCCGTAGCGAGCTCCTGCGCGGTGCACTTCTCACCATCAACGGCATCGCTGCAGGCATGCGCAATACAGGCTGA
- the gshA gene encoding glutamate--cysteine ligase, translating to MIQKLRLKGFEVELFTGRSTGENVGVAELVKQDLTEFCVEPDHRNLEYITEPESDYGKLKEALLAPRRRLRTWLAERDLTLLPGSTLTLGDATRFERSNPNDPYHDLIEATYGTTVVTASIHINLGISEPADLFPALRLVRCEAALLLALSASSPFLNRQITGAHSQRWLQFPLTPKQVPLFRDLEHFVEWTDIQLVEGRMHNVRHLWTSVRPNGPQRPFDLNRLELRICDLVTNPDLLLAITALMELRVLMLLREPEQLDPFKASDLSADQLMVLSDRNDAAAARHSLDAQLHDWRDGRQRLCRDWLKDMINAVMPAAHELGLASCLLPLEVVLAEGNQAMRWLKGIESGRSLEEEFRTGILEMEQEEQPVDRFLADALG from the coding sequence ATGATCCAAAAACTCAGACTCAAAGGATTTGAAGTAGAGCTGTTCACCGGTCGAAGCACCGGTGAAAACGTTGGTGTAGCAGAGCTGGTCAAGCAGGATCTCACTGAATTTTGCGTGGAGCCCGACCACCGCAATCTGGAATACATCACAGAGCCTGAATCCGATTATGGAAAACTCAAAGAAGCCCTTCTAGCCCCCCGCCGGCGCCTACGGACTTGGCTTGCAGAACGTGATCTCACCTTGCTCCCAGGCAGCACTCTCACCTTGGGAGATGCCACGCGATTTGAACGATCCAATCCAAACGACCCTTATCACGACCTGATCGAAGCCACCTATGGCACCACGGTCGTCACAGCCAGCATCCATATCAACTTGGGGATCAGTGAACCGGCCGATTTATTTCCCGCTCTTCGGCTTGTGCGTTGTGAAGCAGCCCTTCTGCTTGCCCTGAGCGCTAGTTCACCCTTTCTCAACCGCCAGATCACCGGCGCCCATTCACAACGTTGGCTGCAATTCCCCCTCACTCCCAAACAGGTCCCCCTGTTTCGCGATCTCGAGCATTTCGTTGAATGGACTGACATCCAGCTGGTGGAGGGGCGCATGCACAACGTGCGCCATCTATGGACGTCCGTCCGTCCCAATGGTCCACAGCGGCCCTTTGACCTCAACCGGCTCGAGCTACGGATCTGCGATCTCGTCACCAATCCAGATCTGCTGCTGGCGATTACTGCCCTGATGGAACTGCGCGTGTTGATGTTGCTTCGGGAGCCCGAACAACTCGACCCCTTCAAGGCAAGTGACCTGAGCGCCGACCAGCTCATGGTGCTCAGCGATCGCAATGACGCCGCTGCCGCCAGGCATAGCCTCGATGCACAGTTGCATGATTGGCGTGATGGTCGCCAACGGTTATGTCGTGACTGGCTCAAGGACATGATCAACGCCGTGATGCCTGCAGCGCACGAGCTTGGCCTTGCATCTTGCTTGCTTCCTCTCGAAGTCGTTCTCGCAGAAGGGAATCAAGCCATGCGTTGGCTCAAAGGAATCGAGAGTGGACGCAGCCTTGAAGAGGAATTCCGCACGGGAATTCTCGAGATGGAACAGGAAGAACAGCCGGTCGACCGATTCCTCGCTGACGCTTTGGGATGA
- a CDS encoding anthranilate synthase component I family protein, whose amino-acid sequence MLCPDRSAFFEAARCGATFIPVAHSWPADLETPLTTWLKVGEGHPPGVLLESVEGGENLGRWSVIACDPLWTLSARGNALTRRWRDGYEESFQGNPLDVLRECTNAYKPVSLPGLPPLGQLYGMWGYELIRWIEPSVPVHQADEDAPPDGIWMLMDSILIIDQVKRLITAVAYGDLSSTRAAAKTADQAWDEAMGRIDGLENRMASPLPQVRPLRWKPDARPTPETESNRSPDNYQQAVATAQEHIAAGDAFQLVISQRLETRVSQPPLEIYRSLRMVNPSPYMAFFDFGDWYLIGSSPEVMVKAEPDQGGIRASLRPIAGTRPRGRNELEDRNFEVDLLADPKERAEHVMLVDLGRNDLGRVCAAGTVDVKELMVIERYSHVMHIVSQVEGRLAQGLDIWDLLMASFPAGTVSGAPKIRAMQLIHQLEPDARGPYSGVYGSVDLAGALNTAITIRTMVVRPHPEGGWKIQVQAGAGVVADSDPASEYQETLNKARAMLTALACLEDAKS is encoded by the coding sequence ATGCTCTGCCCCGACCGCTCCGCCTTTTTTGAAGCAGCACGCTGCGGGGCAACCTTCATTCCCGTAGCCCATAGCTGGCCCGCTGATCTGGAAACCCCTCTCACCACCTGGCTCAAGGTCGGTGAAGGCCACCCGCCTGGGGTCTTACTCGAATCTGTCGAAGGTGGCGAGAACCTTGGACGTTGGAGTGTGATTGCCTGTGATCCTTTATGGACCCTCTCAGCCAGAGGGAATGCCCTAACCCGCCGCTGGCGAGACGGCTACGAAGAGAGCTTTCAAGGCAATCCCCTCGACGTTCTTCGTGAATGCACGAATGCCTACAAGCCCGTCTCTCTCCCAGGGCTGCCACCCCTTGGCCAGTTGTATGGCATGTGGGGGTATGAGCTGATCCGCTGGATTGAACCCAGCGTTCCCGTGCATCAAGCCGACGAGGACGCCCCTCCTGACGGCATTTGGATGCTGATGGACAGCATCTTGATCATCGATCAAGTGAAGCGTTTGATCACGGCTGTGGCTTACGGAGATTTGAGCAGCACGAGGGCCGCGGCCAAGACCGCAGATCAGGCCTGGGACGAAGCCATGGGTCGCATCGATGGGCTTGAAAACCGCATGGCATCACCTCTCCCCCAAGTGCGTCCCCTGCGCTGGAAGCCTGATGCGAGGCCTACCCCTGAAACAGAGAGCAATCGATCCCCAGACAATTATCAACAAGCCGTTGCCACGGCCCAAGAACACATCGCCGCAGGAGACGCCTTCCAGCTCGTGATCAGCCAACGGCTGGAAACACGCGTCTCGCAGCCACCCTTAGAGATCTACCGGAGCTTGAGGATGGTCAATCCATCCCCTTACATGGCCTTCTTTGATTTCGGGGACTGGTACCTGATCGGCTCAAGCCCTGAAGTGATGGTCAAGGCAGAACCAGACCAGGGAGGTATTCGTGCCAGCTTGAGGCCCATCGCTGGCACGCGCCCACGCGGGCGCAATGAACTGGAAGACCGAAATTTTGAAGTGGATCTTCTTGCTGATCCCAAAGAGCGGGCTGAACACGTGATGTTGGTTGACCTTGGCCGCAATGACCTAGGCCGGGTTTGCGCCGCTGGCACGGTGGATGTCAAGGAGCTGATGGTGATCGAGCGCTACTCCCATGTCATGCACATCGTGAGCCAAGTTGAAGGACGCTTGGCTCAAGGACTAGACATCTGGGATTTGCTGATGGCCTCGTTCCCGGCGGGAACGGTGAGCGGCGCGCCAAAAATCAGGGCCATGCAGCTGATCCATCAGTTGGAGCCCGATGCTCGAGGGCCTTACTCCGGCGTCTACGGTTCCGTAGATCTAGCCGGCGCTCTCAACACGGCTATCACCATTCGCACGATGGTGGTCCGTCCTCACCCTGAGGGGGGGTGGAAGATTCAAGTGCAAGCTGGCGCTGGCGTCGTCGCCGATTCCGACCCTGCTTCTGAGTATCAAGAAACCCTGAACAAGGCCCGCGCCATGCTCACCGCTCTCGCTTGCCTTGAGGATGCGAAGTCATGA
- a CDS encoding photosystem I reaction center subunit II PsaD, with translation MTASALTGQLPQYIGSTGGLLNSAETEEKYAITWTSKSAQAFELPTGGAAMMVSGENIMYFARKEQCLALGTQLRTKFKPRIEDFKIYRIFPGGDTEFLHPLDGVFSEKVNEGRPMVGHNPRRIGANPNPANIKFSGRNTFDS, from the coding sequence ATGACAGCATCCGCTTTAACCGGTCAGCTCCCCCAGTACATCGGAAGCACCGGCGGGCTGCTCAATTCCGCTGAAACGGAAGAGAAGTACGCGATCACCTGGACCAGCAAAAGCGCGCAAGCCTTTGAACTGCCCACAGGCGGAGCCGCGATGATGGTTTCTGGCGAAAACATCATGTATTTCGCCCGCAAAGAACAGTGCTTGGCCTTAGGCACCCAACTCCGCACCAAGTTCAAGCCTCGGATCGAAGACTTCAAGATCTATCGGATCTTCCCTGGTGGTGACACCGAGTTCCTCCATCCATTGGATGGTGTCTTCTCGGAGAAGGTCAACGAGGGACGGCCCATGGTGGGACACAACCCCAGGAGAATCGGAGCGAATCCCAATCCCGCAAACATTAAGTTCAGCGGCCGCAATACGTTCGACTCCTGA
- a CDS encoding sensor histidine kinase KdpD gives MLLQSIHQQMAQGVSAGCSDDSTARRMWWAALETLQETLQQNEKAPAGVWLAAPLPALYSPQLLNSLQGWVWGPQALGALTSPTTSLLPADLLRAGNSQGGATQSLQASTFRHLPLHEGDSHDPLLVVITAKVQIALALHGEPNQRQLLMRSEPETLGTVLGLIEQRLKQDAPDQALTLHQALEALGPLQSSCALGQTFWPSLAVRLASMAPTVTLQASASAPAEGQQHPQKTSEQDSAANKVDEELSLLEAIAHEVRTPLSTIRTLIRSLLRRNDLPETAIKRLQMIDTECSEQIDRFGLIFQAAELQRQPERPSVLAQTDLGSMISLLTPSWEQQLQRRGIELSLSIASNLPYVLSDPSRLEPMLGGLVDRCSRGLPSGSQLVLTLQPAGARLKLQLHGQSPAERGEEGASPEPIAQLGPVLSWNPDTGSLQLSQTATRRLLARLGGRLTQRRDRGLTVFFPLSPHC, from the coding sequence ATGTTGCTCCAGAGCATTCACCAACAGATGGCCCAGGGCGTGAGCGCGGGATGCTCCGATGACTCAACGGCGCGGCGGATGTGGTGGGCTGCGTTGGAAACGCTTCAGGAAACGCTTCAACAGAACGAAAAAGCCCCTGCTGGCGTTTGGCTTGCTGCCCCCTTGCCCGCGCTGTATTCACCCCAGCTCTTGAACAGCCTTCAGGGATGGGTCTGGGGACCGCAGGCACTCGGAGCTCTCACCTCGCCCACCACAAGCCTCCTGCCTGCAGACCTCTTGAGAGCTGGCAACAGCCAGGGAGGAGCCACCCAGTCACTCCAGGCATCGACCTTCAGGCACCTGCCCCTTCATGAGGGGGACAGCCACGACCCGCTGTTGGTTGTGATCACAGCCAAGGTGCAAATTGCCTTAGCCCTCCATGGAGAACCAAACCAACGGCAGCTGCTCATGCGCAGTGAGCCTGAAACCCTTGGCACCGTGCTTGGGCTGATTGAACAAAGGCTGAAACAGGATGCCCCCGATCAAGCACTGACTCTTCATCAAGCCCTCGAAGCGCTCGGCCCTCTGCAAAGCAGCTGTGCCCTCGGACAAACGTTCTGGCCAAGCCTGGCGGTGCGACTCGCGAGCATGGCTCCCACCGTGACCTTGCAGGCATCGGCATCAGCTCCTGCCGAGGGCCAACAGCACCCACAAAAAACGAGTGAACAAGATTCAGCGGCGAACAAGGTGGATGAGGAGTTGTCCTTGCTTGAGGCCATCGCCCATGAAGTGCGAACACCTCTTTCAACGATTCGCACCTTGATCCGCTCCTTGTTGAGGCGCAATGACTTGCCCGAAACCGCGATCAAGCGCCTTCAGATGATCGACACCGAATGCAGCGAACAAATTGACCGCTTTGGCCTGATCTTTCAGGCGGCAGAACTACAACGCCAGCCAGAAAGGCCCTCCGTGCTGGCTCAGACGGATCTCGGCAGCATGATCAGCCTCTTAACGCCCTCCTGGGAACAGCAGCTCCAGCGGCGCGGCATCGAGCTCAGTCTTTCCATCGCCAGCAACCTGCCGTACGTTCTCAGCGATCCAAGTCGCCTGGAGCCGATGCTGGGAGGCCTGGTCGACCGTTGCAGTCGAGGTCTTCCCAGTGGAAGCCAGCTCGTTCTAACCCTGCAACCCGCTGGAGCACGTCTCAAGTTGCAACTGCATGGCCAGAGTCCTGCAGAACGTGGAGAAGAGGGCGCCAGTCCAGAACCCATCGCCCAACTTGGCCCCGTACTGAGCTGGAATCCAGACACGGGAAGTTTGCAGCTCAGTCAGACCGCTACCCGGCGTTTACTCGCCCGGCTAGGAGGCCGACTCACCCAGCGACGAGATCGTGGTTTGACTGTATTTTTCCCTTTATCTCCGCATTGTTGA
- the rodA gene encoding rod shape-determining protein RodA, whose translation MKMGPMSREHSLFALNRRRKGWRLKEPVLWGVPLAMVMVAGLLIASTQRQADYADWYHHWITAAVGVVIALVLARLPLLRLKPLLIPIYAITVISLVAVRLIGTTALGAQRWISIGGVHVQPSEFAKLSAILLLAAVLDRHPVERPVDLLRPLGIISIPWLLVFIQPDLGTSLVFGALLLTMLYWSGMPIEWLVLLLSPLATALLAGLFPWGLAAWIPLTMIIAYRSLPWKRVALALVMIVQSAAALVTPWMWMHGLQDYQRDRLVLFLAPAKDPLGGGYHLLQSTVGIGSGGLFGMGLLQGQLTKLRFIPEQHTDFIFSALGEETGFLGTLLVVIGFALLMGRLLQVAGQSRSDFESLVVIGVATMLMFQVVVNIFMTIGLGPVTGIPLPFMSYGRSAMVVNFLALGLCLSVSRRSKRSLNR comes from the coding sequence ATGAAAATGGGCCCGATGAGTCGTGAACACAGCCTGTTCGCTCTCAACCGCCGCCGCAAAGGCTGGCGACTCAAGGAGCCGGTGTTGTGGGGTGTCCCCCTCGCCATGGTCATGGTGGCGGGTCTCTTGATCGCAAGCACCCAGCGCCAAGCTGATTACGCCGACTGGTATCACCACTGGATCACGGCTGCCGTGGGAGTTGTGATCGCGCTGGTGCTCGCCCGGCTTCCCTTGCTTCGGCTGAAACCACTGCTGATTCCGATCTACGCCATCACGGTGATCAGCCTGGTGGCCGTTCGCCTGATCGGCACCACTGCGCTCGGCGCTCAACGCTGGATCAGCATTGGCGGAGTGCACGTGCAGCCGTCCGAGTTTGCCAAATTGTCGGCCATTCTTTTGCTGGCGGCCGTGCTCGATCGGCACCCTGTCGAACGGCCCGTCGATCTGCTGCGTCCGCTGGGAATCATCTCGATTCCTTGGTTGCTGGTGTTCATCCAGCCTGATCTCGGAACATCGCTCGTTTTTGGAGCGCTGCTTCTCACGATGCTCTATTGGTCTGGCATGCCGATTGAGTGGCTCGTACTGCTGCTCTCACCCTTGGCGACGGCCCTACTCGCAGGCCTGTTCCCCTGGGGACTCGCGGCCTGGATCCCTTTAACCATGATCATTGCCTACCGATCATTGCCCTGGAAACGGGTGGCGCTCGCACTGGTGATGATCGTGCAATCGGCGGCGGCCCTCGTCACCCCTTGGATGTGGATGCACGGCTTACAGGACTATCAGCGTGATCGCCTCGTACTGTTTCTGGCCCCGGCCAAAGACCCCCTCGGGGGTGGCTATCACCTGTTGCAAAGCACCGTTGGCATTGGATCGGGTGGCTTGTTTGGGATGGGGCTGCTTCAAGGGCAACTCACGAAATTGCGCTTTATTCCTGAACAACACACCGACTTCATTTTCAGTGCCCTTGGGGAAGAGACTGGATTCTTAGGAACGCTGCTCGTTGTGATCGGATTTGCCCTCTTAATGGGGCGCCTCCTGCAGGTGGCAGGGCAAAGCCGTTCTGATTTCGAATCACTCGTGGTGATTGGTGTCGCCACCATGCTGATGTTTCAAGTGGTCGTGAACATCTTCATGACCATTGGCCTGGGTCCTGTGACTGGCATCCCCCTTCCGTTTATGAGTTACGGCCGAAGCGCCATGGTCGTGAATTTCCTCGCCTTAGGCCTATGTCTTTCGGTGTCAAGGCGCTCCAAGCGCTCCCTGAACCGATGA
- a CDS encoding Mrp/NBP35 family ATP-binding protein, which produces MAIAEQAAELLKGIVDAGSNRSVVDLGWLDRVRVDPPRAVLRLNLPGFAQGQRDRIVAEARERLLALETIQDVQIEVGTPPSQGGIGQAGHGQAAERQPIPGVKQVIAVSSGKGGVGKSTVAVNLACSLAKQGLRVGLLDADIYGPNAPIMLGVADQSPEVNGSGDEQRMIPLESCGVAVVSMGLLIEENQPVIWRGPMLNGIIRQFLYQVDWSERDVLVVDLPPGTGDAQLSLAQAVPMAGVVIVTTPQKVALQDARRGLAMFLQMGVPVLGVVENMSAFIPPDQPHRSYALFGSGGGQTLADAFDVPLLAQIPMEMSVQEGGDQGRPISISHPSSVSAQAFKELAETVANSLQAIS; this is translated from the coding sequence ATGGCCATAGCAGAACAGGCAGCTGAGTTACTTAAAGGGATTGTGGATGCAGGGAGCAATCGCTCTGTTGTGGATCTCGGCTGGCTGGATCGTGTGCGAGTGGATCCCCCCCGAGCGGTGCTCCGTCTCAATCTGCCTGGCTTTGCCCAAGGCCAACGGGACAGGATCGTCGCTGAGGCACGGGAACGACTTTTAGCCCTTGAAACCATTCAGGACGTCCAAATTGAAGTAGGCACCCCTCCTTCTCAAGGTGGCATTGGTCAAGCCGGCCATGGCCAAGCAGCCGAACGCCAGCCCATCCCAGGGGTCAAACAAGTCATTGCCGTTAGCAGTGGGAAAGGAGGCGTCGGCAAAAGCACCGTGGCGGTCAATCTTGCTTGCTCCCTGGCAAAACAGGGACTGCGTGTTGGCTTACTCGATGCTGATATTTACGGCCCTAATGCACCGATCATGCTTGGAGTTGCCGATCAAAGCCCCGAGGTCAATGGCTCTGGTGATGAGCAGCGGATGATCCCACTGGAGAGCTGCGGGGTCGCCGTGGTCTCGATGGGGTTGTTGATCGAAGAAAACCAACCAGTCATCTGGCGTGGACCGATGCTGAACGGGATTATTCGACAGTTTCTCTATCAGGTGGACTGGAGCGAGCGCGATGTGCTGGTTGTCGATCTTCCTCCTGGAACTGGCGATGCCCAACTTTCCCTGGCCCAGGCCGTTCCCATGGCAGGAGTGGTGATCGTGACCACGCCGCAAAAAGTGGCGTTGCAAGATGCCAGGCGAGGCTTGGCCATGTTCCTTCAGATGGGCGTCCCGGTTCTCGGCGTCGTTGAGAACATGAGCGCCTTCATCCCACCAGATCAGCCCCACAGGAGCTATGCCTTGTTTGGATCCGGGGGCGGACAAACATTGGCGGACGCCTTCGACGTGCCTCTTTTAGCGCAGATCCCGATGGAAATGTCTGTGCAAGAGGGAGGCGATCAAGGCCGGCCTATCAGCATCAGCCACCCCAGCTCCGTGAGTGCACAGGCCTTCAAAGAGCTGGCTGAGACAGTTGCCAACAGCCTTCAAGCGATCAGCTGA